One Echeneis naucrates chromosome 1, fEcheNa1.1, whole genome shotgun sequence DNA segment encodes these proteins:
- the grhprb gene encoding glyoxylate reductase/hydroxypyruvate reductase isoform X1 produces MWCRCVALRPLQQLAVTSLNTTGLLTRNLQREMSTLPRVYVTRQIPPEGLKILRESGQVQFELWDSDDIPVPRKELLQKVKGVDGLLCVLTEKIDAELLDAAGPNLKVLSTMSVGFDHLSLEELKKRGIRVGYTPEVLTDAVAELTVALLLTTSRRLIEATHEAKTGGWGTWRTLWLCGHELANSTVGILGLGRIGVAIAERLAPFKVKKFIYTDLEPRPELASVINAEYVSLDELAKQSDFLAVCCALTPETKEICNKDLFSKMKNTSIFINTSRGGVVNQEDLYEALSTGQIAGAGLDVTVPEPLPINHQLFTLKNCVILPHIASASYSTRNAMSALAANNLLCGLRGEAMIKELKL; encoded by the exons ATGTGGTGCAGGTGTGTAGCGCTGCGTCCTCTTCAGCAGCTTGCTGTTACTTCACTGAATACCACTGGGCTGTTAACTAGAAATCTGCAAAGAGAGATGTCAACCCTGCCACGGGTGTATGTCACCCGACAGATCCCGCCTGAGGGACTGAAGATCCTTCGTGAATCTGGACA aGTGCAGTTCGAGCTATGGGACTCTGATGACATCCCTGTGCCCAGAAAGGAGCTTCTTCAGAAGGTCAAAGGTGTTGATGGCCTGCTCTGCGTGCTGACTGAAAAGATTGATGCAGAATTGTTAGATGCTGCAG GTCCAAACCTGAAAGTCCTCAGCACAATGTCAGTGGGTTTCGATCATCTTTCTCTagaagagctgaagaaaag AGGAATCCGTGTAGGTTACACTCCTGAGGTCCTGACAGATGCTGTTGCTGAACTGACTGTAGCTCTGCTGCTCACAACCTCTAGGAGGCTCATAGAGGCCACTCATGAAGCCAAAAC TGGTGGCTGGGGAACATGGAGAACCCTTTGGCTGTGTGGACATGAGTTAGCCAACAGCACTGTGGGCATTCTTGGCCTGGGGAGGATTG GTGTTGCTATCGCAGAGCGCCTGGCACCGTTCAAAGTAAAGAAGTTCATTTACACAGACTTGGAGCCCAGACCTGAGCTGGCCAGTGTCATCAATGCAGAGTATG TCTCCTTGGATGAGCTGGCTAAGCAGTCAGACTTCCTGGCTGTGTGCTGCGCTTTAACACCTGAAACCAAGGAAATCTGCAACAAGGACCTCTTCTCCAAGATGAAAAATACCTCCATCTTCATCAACACAAGCAG AGGAGGGGTAGTGAACCAGGAAGACCTGTATGAGGCTCTATCCACTGGGCAGATTGCAGGGGCTGGATTGGATGTCACTGTCCCAGAGCCGCTTCCCATTAACCATCAACTCTTTACCCTTAAGAACTGCG TGATTCTACCACATATTGCCAGTGCTTCTTATAGCACCCGCAATGCCATGTCTGCCCTGGCAGCTAACAACCTTCTATGTGGTCTGAGGGGTGAAGCCATGATAAAAGAGCTCAAGCTGTAA
- the uba6 gene encoding ubiquitin-like modifier-activating enzyme 6: MAADSMEIDDSLYSRQRYVLGDSAMHQMAQSSVFLSGMGGLGIEIGKNIALAGVKAVTLHDTKQCETSDLGCNFFISKEDVLNQRMRVEAVCPRVAELNPYVHVDMSSSALDDNTDLSFLSKYQCVILTEARLSLQKRVNEFCHSQQPPIRFIGCDAYGICMRVFCDFGEEFEVSDATGEEPKEIFIQSITQDNPGVVTCMDNQPHGLQTGQSVVFREVNGMVELNGAARQVSVISPHSFAIGDTSQLQPHAHGGFFVLVKTPKTYRFETIEKQLCDPQVLIPDLSKPEAPLQIHAAMLALDTFQEQHGRLPNTGCVQDAEVLLKLTEEVNANLRNKAPVNAELVRCLSRTAMGTLPPLAAAVGGIASQEALKAITGKFAPLQQWFYLDAIEVVRPLQSLPVEEFLPRGDRYDGLRACIGESMCLELHKLKVFMVGCGAIGCEMLKNFALLGVGLAKSSGEVCITDPDLIEKSNLNRQFLFRPHHIQKPKSITAAEATHDINPDLHVNAHLNKVCPATEGIYSDPFYSNMNVVVTALDNVEARRYVDSRCVSNQRPLLDSGTMGTKGHTEIIVPNLTESYNSHRDPPEEEIPFCTLKSFPSVIEHTIQWARDKFENAFAHKPSMYNSFWQTHSSAEVVLQRMQAGESLEGSFQVIKLLSRRPNQWVQCVGIARVKFEKYFKRKALQLLHSFPLDTRLKDGSLFWQSPKRPPAPIDFDLKDSLHFTFIVSTARLFAEIYNIPYSEKDLSEEEVARILSDVEIPEYRPSEKCIETDETVKKPDQMKMPQSSEEEREAVSQLEHAIVTDCVTAERLQMSPLQFEKDDDSNGHMDFVASASALRARMYSIEPADRLKTKRIAGKIIPAIATATAAVAGLVAIEMIKVVGGYGFDSFKNCFFNLALPVMVLTEPASVKRTHIRDNIYFSIWDCWTVYGNEDFTLSDLMSAVRDKYGIEPTMVVHGVKMLYVPVMPGHSKRLKLTMQKLIKPSADRRYVDLTVSFAPEADGDEDLPGPPVRYFFTSDGETP, translated from the exons aTGGCTGCAGACTCGATGGAGATCGACGACTCTCTTTACAG CCGCCAGCGGTATGTGCTGGGAGACAGTGCTATGCACCAGATGGCTCAGTCATCAGTCTTTCTCAGTGGGATGGGGGGACTGGGGATAGAGATAG GAAAGAATATTGCTCTGGCTGGTGTGAAG GCGGTCACCCTTCATGACACAAAACAATGTGAGACCTCGGATCTGGGTTGCAACTTCTTTATTAGTAAAGAGGATGTGTTGAATCAGAGAATGAG GGTGGAGGCTGTGTGTCCCCGAGTAGCAGAGTTGAACCCGTATGTTCACGTCGACATGTCTTCATCTGCTCTCGATGACAACACTGATCTCAGTTTTCTCAGCAAGTATCAG TGTGTGATACTGACTGAAGCCAGATTAAGCCTACAAAAAAGAGTAAATGAGTTCTGCCACTCACAGCAACCTCCCATCAGA TTCATTGGCTGTGATGCATATGGCATCTGCATGCGGGTGTTCTGCGATTTTGGAGAGGAGTTTGAGGTTTCCGATGCCACAGGAGAGGAGCCCAAGGAGATTTTCATCCAAAGTATCACCCAG GATAATCCTGGGGTAGTAACCTGCATGGACAACCAACCCCATGGCTTACAGACAGGCCAGAGTGTTGTCTTCAGAGAGGTCAATGGTATGGTGGAACTCAACGGAGCTGCACGGCAGGTTTCAG TCATTTCCCCTCACAGTTTTGCAATTGGAGATACATCCCAACTACAACCACATGCTCATGGAGGTTTCTTTGTCCTGGTGAAAACACCTAAGACATACAGATTT GAGACAATAGAGAAACAGTTGTGTGATCCTCAGGTCCTGATACCAGATCTCAGTAAACCAGAG GCTCCACTACAAATCCATGCAGCTATGTTGGCACTGGACACCTTCCAGGAGCAACATGGTAGACTTCCTAACACTGG GTGTGTACAGGATGCTGAGGTCTTACTGAAGCTAACTGAGGAAGTGAATGCAAATCTAAGGAACAAA GCTCCAGTGAATGCTGAGCTGGTGCGCTGCCTTTCAAGAACAGCAATGGGAACACTTCCTCCATTAGCAGCGGCTGTAGGAGGCATAGCTAGCCAAGAAGCTCTTAAAGCCATCACAGGGAAGTTTGCGCCTCTGCAACAATGG TTTTACCTGGATGCTATTGAAGTTGTCAGGCCCCTTCAGTCACTTCCTGTAGAGGAGTTTCTGCCTAGAGGTGATCGGTATGATGGATTACGAGCCTGCATTGGTGAATCAATGTGTCTAGAACTACACAAGCTCAAGGTCTTTatg GTTGGATGTGGTGCCATAGGCTGTGAGATGCTGAAAAACTTTGCTCTGCTCGGGGTTGGATTAGCCAAAAGCTCAGGAGAG GTATGCATCACAGATCCAGATCTTATAGAAAAGTCAAACCTCAACAGGCAGTTTCTCTTCAGACCACATCATATACAG AAACCGAAGAgtatcacagcagcagaagctaCTCATGATATAAACCCAGATCTGCATGTGAACGCTCACCTCAACAAAGTTTGTCCAGCTACTGAGGGCATCTACAGTGACCCCTTCTACTCCAACATGAACGTAGTGGTCACTGCGTTGGACAATGTGGAGGCCCGGCGATATGTAGACAG tcGCTGTGTATCCAATCAGAGACCTCTCCTGGATTCTGGCACCATGGGAACTAAAGGACACACAGAAATCATTGTGCCAAATTTGACAGAGTCTTACAATAGCCAT agaGACCCCCCAGAGGAAGAAATCCCATTCTGCACACTCAAGTCTTTCCCTTCTGTCATAGAGCACACCATCCAGTGGGCCAGAGACAAG TTTGAGAATGCCTTTGCACACAAACCCTCGATGTACAACTCTTTCTGGCAGACCCACTCCTCAGCTGAAGTGGTGCTACAG agGATGCAGGCAGGAGAAAGTCTGGAGGGCTCATTTCAGGTTATTAAACTGCTAAGCAGACGGCCTAACCAGTGGGTGCAATGTGTTGGTATCGCCCGTGTGAAATTTGAAAAGTATTTCAAGAGAAAG GCTCTACAACTGTTGCATTCATTCCCCCTGGACACAAGGTTAAAAGATGGAA GTTTATTTTGGCAGTCCCCCAAAAGACCTCCAGCACCAATTGATTTTGACTTGAAAGACTCTTT GCACTTCACTTTCATTGTCAGCACGGCCCGGCTTTTCGCAGAGATTTATAATATCCCTTACTCAGAAAAG GATCTCTCTGAAGAGGAAGTAGCCAGGATTCTTTCTGATGTTGAGATTCCCGAGTACAGGCCCTCAGAGAAA TGTATAGAGACTGATGAAACAGTAAAGAAGCCAGATCAAATGAAGATGCCACAAAGcagtgaagaggagagggaggccGTCAGCCAGCTGGAGCACGCTATTGTTACAGACTGTGTCACAGCAG AGCGCTTACAGATGAGTCCACTGCAGTTTGAAAAGGATGACGACAGCAATGGTCATATGGACTTTGTTGCATCCGCATCTGCTCTCAGAGCGAGGATGTACTCCATTGAGCCAGCAGATCGACTGAAGACCAAAAGGATTGCCGGCAAAATCATCCCTGCTAttgccacagcaacagctgctgtgGCTGGCCTA GTGGCCATTGAGATGATCAAGGTAGTTGGAGGCTATGGGTTTGACTCTTTCAAAAACTGCTTCTTTAACTTGGCCCTCCCTGTCATGGTGCTGACTGAGCCTGCTTCAGTTAAACGGACACACATCAG GGACAACATCTACTTCTCCATCTGGGACTGCTGGACTGTTTATGGCAATGAGGACTTCACTCTCTCTGACTTGATGAGCGCAGTGAGG gaCAAATACGGAATCGAACCTACTATGGTTGTCCATGGTGTAAAGATGTTGTATGTGCCTGTGATGCCTGGACACTCGAAGAGGCTTAAATTGAC GATGCAGAAGCTGATCAAGCCATCAGCGGACCGTCGTTACGTTGACCTCACCGTGTCATTTGCACCAGAGGCAGATGGAGACGAGGATCTCCCCGGCCCTCCTGTCAGGTACTTCTTCACCAGCGATGGAGAGACGCCCTGA
- the zbtb5 gene encoding zinc finger and BTB domain-containing protein 5: MDFPGHFEQIFQQLNYQRVHGQLCDCVIVVGSRHFKAHRSVLAACSTHFRALFTVAEGDASMNMIQLDSEVVTAEAFAALVDMMYTSTLMLGESNVMDILLAASHLHLNNVVKACKHYLTTRTLPLSPSSDQPTHQHPQQEQQRRRQQQQQVADLALNPTLAANANLATNAGTSKMQRTFLLQQLGLSLVSSALGGLEEEGVGNLVGNRGVEQRASFPIRRFHKRKPSLALGLSEERPRQRQRNSAPNLGLLGEEDGVNAGREEGALLSPDSHKMGDESKIDAAITGLVGVSQDDPQMPSQSDSGHCEGEDIGRMQGGVSKEEDMDDQDHQDNRAGVKMKSGMGEEESEEQEQKVVVKREPLSSPEPTDEISDVTSQAEGSDPAEPGGQEEEEKVELSPESSDRSFTSEPQPSSDSLLQPSSQLLLKSSMGNGVGGGFVCNNGLSGKSGFSISSFLNQKDFGSGNAVLVTPEDDLPNTTTGDAVPHHFLLRQEAAGPSGSGSSSLLQSGPLSSESRSSFGDNLQPDSLFLRPLHDSLGTPRGSGGGVSGGRGGVDPFGLDFQRSSLGLHSLGRPSRGTGGASTASLGYPGYRRIAPKMATSMGGEEGVSGVLQDSTSSSSSLVGPLLLNESGGYEMNSSRPTSLPPQLTRASADVLSKCKKALSEHNVLVVEGARKYACKICCKTFLTLTDCKKHIRVHTGEKPYACLKCGKRFSQSSHLYKHSKTTCLRWQNSNMSNSLL, from the exons ATGGATTTCCCAGGGCACTTTGAGCAGATCTTCCAGCAGCTGAATTATCAGCGTGTCCACGGTCAATTGTGTGATTGCGTGATTGTGGTGGGCAGCCGGCATTTTAAGGCCCACCGCTCAGTGCTGGCAGCATGCAGCACTCACTTCAGAGCCCTGTTCACTGTTGCAGAGGGAGATGCAAGCATGAACATGATTCAGCTGGACAGTGAG gtgGTGACAGCTGAAGCTTTTGCTGCTCTGGTGGACATGATGTACACATCCACACTAATGCTGGGGGAGAGTAATGTCATGGATATTCTTCTTGCAGCCTCACACCTGCACCTCAACAATGTAGTCAAAGCTTGCAAACACTATCTGACAACACGCACGCTGCCACTGTCTCCGTCATCTGACCAACCAACCCATCAACACcctcagcaggagcagcagagacgcaggcagcagcagcagcaagtagCAGATTTAGCATTGAACCCTACTTTGGCAGCGAATGCTAACCTTGCAACAAATGCTGGCACATCAAAGATGCAACGCACCTTCCTATTGCAGCAGCTTGGCCTCAGTTTGGTGAGCTCTGCTCTGGGTGGGTTGGAGGAAGAGGGGGTAGGAAATTTAGTTGGCAATAGAGGGGTAGAACAGAGAGCCTCCTTCCCTATCCGACGGTTCCACAAACGCAAACCCTCTCTTGCTCTGGGCTTGTCAGAGGAAAGACCCAGGCAGAGGCAGCGCAACTCAGCCCCAAACCTGGGCTTGTTAGGAGAAGAAGACGGGGTAAACGCAGGGCGAGAGGAAGGAGCACTTCTTTCCCCGGACTCCCACAAGATGGGGGATGAATCAAAAATAGATGCTGCAATCACTGGTCTAGTTGGGGTGTCCCAAGATGACCCACAGATGCCTAGCCAGTCAGACAGTGGACATTGTGAGGGCGAGGACATTGGGAGAATGCAGGGTGGGGTCAGCAAGGAGGAGGACATGGATGACCAGGACCATCAGGATAACAGAGCAGGGGTAAAGATGAAATCAGGAATGGGGGAAGAGGAGTCtgaagaacaagaacagaag GTGGTGGTTAAACGAGAGCCACTAAGCTCACCTGAGCCTACAGATGAAATCAGTGACGTTACATCACAAGCTGAGGGCAGCGACCCCGCTGAACCTGGaggtcaggaggaggaggagaaggtggagctgagcccagagagtAGTGACCGCAGCTTTACCTCTGAACCACAGCCCAGCTCTGATTCCCTGCTGCAGCCCAGCTCCCAGCTCCTCCTCAAGAGCAGCATGGGAAATGGTGTTGGAGGAGGTTTTGTATGTAATAATGGATTGAGTGGCAAATCTGGATTTAGTATTTCTAGTTTCCTAAACCAGAAGGATTTTGGAAGTGGCAATGCAGTGTTGGTTACACCAGAAGATGACCTTCCCAACACAACAACAGGGGATGCAGTACCACATCACTTCCTGCTAAGACAAGAAGCTGCTGGACCATCTGGCTCTggttcttcttctctcctgcagTCAGGTCCACTTAGTAGTGAGAGTCGCAGTAGTTTTGGAGACAATTTACAACCCGATTCCCTCTTCCTTCGTCCCCTGCATGACAGTTTGGGGACCCCCAGAGGAAGTGGGGGAGGTGTGAGTGGAGGACGTGGAGGAGTGGATCCTTTTGGTTTGGACTTCCAGCGCTCCAGTCTGGGGCTTCACTCCCTGGGACGACCCTCACGAGGGACAGGAGGAGCAAGCACTGCCTCTCTGGGCTATCCAGGCTACAGACGTATTGCTCCAAAGATGGCCACCAGTatgggaggagaagaaggagtaAGTGGAGTTCTTCAGGattccacctcttcctcctcaagTCTGGTAGGTCCCCTGCTTCTCAATGAGAGTGGTGGGTATGAGATGAACAGCAGCCGACCAACCTCCCTCCCCCCTCAGCTTACCCGAGCCTCAGCAGACGTCCTATCCAAGTGCAAAAAGGCTCTGTCAGAGCACAACGTCTTGGTGGTTGAGGGAGCTCGGAAATACGCCTGTAAAATATGCTGCAAAACTTTCCTCACCCTGACTGACTGCAAAAAACATATCCGTGTCCACACAGGGGAGAAGCCCTATGCGTGTCTAAAGTGTGGAAAGCGCTTCAGCCAGTCTTCCCACCTTTACAAGCATTCAAAAACCACCTGTCTGCGATGGCAGAACAGTAACATGTCCAATTCCCTACTGTAG
- the grhprb gene encoding glyoxylate reductase/hydroxypyruvate reductase isoform X2 — MSTLPRVYVTRQIPPEGLKILRESGQVQFELWDSDDIPVPRKELLQKVKGVDGLLCVLTEKIDAELLDAAGPNLKVLSTMSVGFDHLSLEELKKSCVVISCCPPRGIRVGYTPEVLTDAVAELTVALLLTTSRRLIEATHEAKTGGWGTWRTLWLCGHELANSTVGILGLGRIGVAIAERLAPFKVKKFIYTDLEPRPELASVINAEYVSLDELAKQSDFLAVCCALTPETKEICNKDLFSKMKNTSIFINTSRGGVVNQEDLYEALSTGQIAGAGLDVTVPEPLPINHQLFTLKNCVILPHIASASYSTRNAMSALAANNLLCGLRGEAMIKELKL, encoded by the exons ATGTCAACCCTGCCACGGGTGTATGTCACCCGACAGATCCCGCCTGAGGGACTGAAGATCCTTCGTGAATCTGGACA aGTGCAGTTCGAGCTATGGGACTCTGATGACATCCCTGTGCCCAGAAAGGAGCTTCTTCAGAAGGTCAAAGGTGTTGATGGCCTGCTCTGCGTGCTGACTGAAAAGATTGATGCAGAATTGTTAGATGCTGCAG GTCCAAACCTGAAAGTCCTCAGCACAATGTCAGTGGGTTTCGATCATCTTTCTCTagaagagctgaagaaaag ttgtgtCGTCATATCTTGTTGCCCCCCCAGAGGAATCCGTGTAGGTTACACTCCTGAGGTCCTGACAGATGCTGTTGCTGAACTGACTGTAGCTCTGCTGCTCACAACCTCTAGGAGGCTCATAGAGGCCACTCATGAAGCCAAAAC TGGTGGCTGGGGAACATGGAGAACCCTTTGGCTGTGTGGACATGAGTTAGCCAACAGCACTGTGGGCATTCTTGGCCTGGGGAGGATTG GTGTTGCTATCGCAGAGCGCCTGGCACCGTTCAAAGTAAAGAAGTTCATTTACACAGACTTGGAGCCCAGACCTGAGCTGGCCAGTGTCATCAATGCAGAGTATG TCTCCTTGGATGAGCTGGCTAAGCAGTCAGACTTCCTGGCTGTGTGCTGCGCTTTAACACCTGAAACCAAGGAAATCTGCAACAAGGACCTCTTCTCCAAGATGAAAAATACCTCCATCTTCATCAACACAAGCAG AGGAGGGGTAGTGAACCAGGAAGACCTGTATGAGGCTCTATCCACTGGGCAGATTGCAGGGGCTGGATTGGATGTCACTGTCCCAGAGCCGCTTCCCATTAACCATCAACTCTTTACCCTTAAGAACTGCG TGATTCTACCACATATTGCCAGTGCTTCTTATAGCACCCGCAATGCCATGTCTGCCCTGGCAGCTAACAACCTTCTATGTGGTCTGAGGGGTGAAGCCATGATAAAAGAGCTCAAGCTGTAA